A stretch of Sinorhizobium meliloti DNA encodes these proteins:
- a CDS encoding ABC transporter permease: MSLIADRNPPLRSSLVLRRKRALPKTPTALGRTFTTITLGLPAVIAFALLWEIAPRAGWINALFFPPLSQVLAVLWEMIVSGQLADHIGISLERAAIGFLLACVTAVPLGFLMGRYSLFEKASDFLVQTLRNTSQFALLPVFIIVLGIGEASKIAITFYAAVFFLLINTIVGVKSVDPLLVKAARSMGTSDWDLFKKVIFPSAIPSIVAGARLGVKTSLFSVIAAEMLAAQSGIGYLIQHSSLMLETDRMYAGILTLTIIGLLLNYLLVAGERRATRWRGSAESGPN, translated from the coding sequence ATGAGCCTCATTGCAGACCGCAACCCGCCGCTGCGCAGTTCCCTGGTCCTCCGCCGAAAGCGCGCGCTGCCGAAGACGCCGACGGCGCTCGGCCGCACCTTTACCACAATCACCCTCGGGCTCCCGGCCGTCATCGCCTTTGCGCTCCTGTGGGAGATCGCGCCGCGCGCCGGGTGGATCAACGCGCTCTTCTTCCCGCCGCTGAGCCAGGTGCTCGCGGTACTGTGGGAGATGATCGTCTCCGGGCAGCTTGCCGACCATATCGGCATCAGCCTGGAGCGTGCCGCGATCGGTTTCCTGCTCGCCTGCGTCACCGCCGTGCCGCTCGGTTTCCTGATGGGCCGCTATTCGCTCTTCGAGAAGGCCTCCGACTTCCTCGTCCAGACGCTGCGCAACACGTCGCAATTCGCGCTTCTGCCTGTCTTCATCATCGTTCTCGGCATCGGAGAAGCCTCGAAGATCGCCATCACCTTTTACGCCGCCGTCTTCTTCCTGCTGATCAACACCATTGTCGGCGTGAAGTCGGTCGATCCATTGCTCGTCAAGGCCGCGCGTTCCATGGGCACGTCGGATTGGGACCTTTTCAAGAAGGTGATCTTCCCCTCCGCCATTCCCTCGATCGTCGCGGGAGCGCGGCTCGGCGTGAAGACCTCGCTCTTCTCGGTCATTGCCGCCGAAATGCTCGCCGCGCAATCCGGCATCGGCTACCTCATCCAGCATTCCTCGCTGATGCTGGAAACCGACCGGATGTATGCGGGTATCCTGACGCTGACGATCATCGGCCTCCTGCTCAACTACCTGCTCGTTGCCGGCGAGCGGCGGGCGACGCGCTGGCGCGGCAGCGCCGAAAGCGGACCGAACTGA
- a CDS encoding 4Fe-4S dicluster domain-containing protein gives MIEVVSTDRCIRCDICERICPAFVFDRDETGLPVIARQDDCQTCFLCEIYCPADALYVAEQAHGPIGITEAEVLERDLFGLYARSLGWSRGRAGGAQNDPTRHIRVAQV, from the coding sequence ATGATCGAAGTCGTCTCCACCGACCGCTGCATTCGCTGTGACATCTGCGAGCGCATCTGCCCCGCCTTCGTCTTCGACCGCGACGAAACCGGCCTTCCCGTCATCGCCCGGCAGGACGACTGCCAGACCTGCTTCCTCTGCGAAATCTACTGTCCGGCGGATGCGCTTTATGTCGCCGAACAGGCGCACGGGCCGATCGGCATCACCGAGGCCGAAGTTCTGGAGCGCGATCTTTTCGGTCTCTATGCCCGATCGCTCGGCTGGAGCCGCGGGCGCGCCGGAGGGGCACAGAATGATCCGACCCGCCACATCCGTGTGGCACAGGTCTGA
- a CDS encoding MFS transporter: MLWLFVMTSIPSSPLPLHRTRIVPAVVAVAFFMQMLDSTIIATSLPAMAHSFDTDVVALNIGFTAYLLAMAVFIAPAGWLADRFGAREVFLTSIVLFTLSSVACGFSGSLLQFTVARLFQGASAALMTPVGRQLVLRGAPKGELVRAIATITWPALIAPVIGPLIGAWITTHSGWQWNFFINLPLGVLGVVLVASFVPRVPGEGARPFDLVGFLLTGGALALTLAGLELSSASVGPGPLTILASGVLTGCFAIRHLQRTPNALLDMAVLKVPTFAFATLSAGTAGRLAVNATPFLLPLLFQLGLGFDAVETGSLVLAYFLGNLLMKSVTTPALRLFGFRSLLVVNGVIAALTIGAFAFVDGETPHMLLFALLVACGLSRSMQFTSLTTIAFADVTPAQRSAATTISAMLQQLAQLLGVAVAASIIRLSSHLRPDGADGGMLTDIRAAFLCIAAIGLASALRFLALPHDAGVDVSGHRRR; this comes from the coding sequence GTGCTCTGGCTGTTCGTGATGACTTCCATTCCCTCTTCGCCGCTCCCCCTTCATCGCACCCGGATCGTCCCGGCGGTCGTCGCCGTGGCCTTCTTCATGCAGATGCTCGACAGCACGATCATCGCGACGTCGCTGCCGGCCATGGCGCATAGCTTCGACACCGACGTCGTCGCGCTCAATATCGGTTTTACCGCCTACCTGCTCGCCATGGCGGTATTCATTGCCCCCGCCGGCTGGCTTGCCGATCGTTTCGGCGCGCGGGAGGTCTTTCTGACCTCGATCGTGCTGTTCACGCTGTCCTCCGTCGCCTGCGGCTTTTCCGGCTCGCTTTTGCAATTCACCGTTGCGCGGCTGTTCCAGGGTGCGTCCGCCGCGCTGATGACGCCGGTGGGGCGCCAGCTCGTCTTGCGCGGTGCGCCGAAGGGGGAACTGGTGCGGGCGATCGCCACCATCACCTGGCCGGCCCTGATAGCGCCGGTGATCGGGCCGCTGATCGGCGCCTGGATCACCACTCACAGCGGCTGGCAATGGAACTTCTTCATCAACCTGCCCCTTGGCGTTCTCGGTGTCGTTCTCGTTGCGTCCTTCGTGCCGCGCGTACCGGGGGAGGGCGCCCGCCCTTTCGATCTCGTGGGCTTTCTCCTTACCGGCGGCGCGCTGGCGCTGACCTTGGCCGGGCTGGAGCTCTCCAGCGCCTCTGTCGGTCCCGGCCCGCTCACCATCCTGGCCTCCGGCGTCCTGACCGGCTGTTTCGCCATCCGCCATCTGCAGCGAACGCCGAATGCCCTTCTCGATATGGCAGTGCTGAAGGTTCCGACCTTTGCCTTCGCCACCCTTTCGGCGGGGACCGCCGGGCGGCTGGCGGTCAATGCCACGCCGTTCCTGCTGCCGCTGCTGTTTCAGCTGGGTCTGGGCTTCGACGCGGTGGAGACAGGGTCGCTCGTCTTGGCCTATTTTCTCGGCAATCTGCTGATGAAAAGCGTGACGACGCCGGCGCTCCGCCTGTTCGGCTTCCGCTCGCTGCTCGTGGTCAACGGCGTGATCGCGGCGCTGACGATCGGCGCCTTCGCATTTGTCGACGGCGAGACCCCGCACATGCTTCTCTTCGCGCTGCTTGTCGCCTGCGGCCTCTCTCGCTCGATGCAGTTTACCTCGCTGACGACGATCGCCTTCGCCGATGTCACGCCGGCGCAGCGAAGTGCAGCCACGACCATCTCCGCCATGCTGCAGCAGCTCGCGCAGCTACTCGGGGTCGCCGTCGCCGCGTCAATCATCCGCCTGTCGTCCCACCTGCGCCCGGACGGGGCGGATGGCGGAATGCTGACGGATATCCGCGCCGCTTTCCTTTGCATCGCGGCCATAGGGCTGGCTTCCGCACTGCGCTTTCTCGCCCTCCCGCACGATGCGGGCGTCGATGTGTCGGGACACCGCCGCCGCTGA
- a CDS encoding FAD-dependent oxidoreductase: MASRRNEQPAEKGRLIETDVLVIGGGPSAAWAALSAAEAGARVVLADKGYHGTSGATAPSNTGTWCVPPGEGRAASVEQRFKRTAGLADRRWMLRSADRAYENLQKLVEWGYPFPSEEDGSLYVANLRGPDYMRFMRRHVHKAGVTILDHHPILELLGDDNHIGGAAGLVRRTGASFRVSAGAVVLATGGCAFFERILGGTGLTGDGYLFAVEAGASLSGMEFTGKYTLAPHGSSLNKGLPFRWATFYRENGEVLRDGRGEPVTNGIGGGERQVADAMLSGPVYARLDLAEPAMRDWLRRGQPNCFQPYDRMGIDPFEDLFRVELKYEGTVRGTGGIRLVTSDCATGIAGLYAAGDAASRENVTGGVSGGGAVNASWAIASGWWAGHGAAQHARRRRGRDNARLQALGTTGLRGRGERQDIDLAAAARTVHDEIAPLDKSYWRTAGSLEASRRVLEDLWSKLSRANPATGIERLRSREVASVTASARWTVAAALLRTESRGVHRRRDFPGENESQAGRIIVSGLDRVTAVREDLALEDLALGTAQEG; encoded by the coding sequence ATGGCTTCGCGTCGCAATGAACAGCCTGCGGAAAAAGGGCGTCTCATCGAAACGGATGTGCTCGTCATCGGTGGCGGGCCCTCCGCCGCCTGGGCGGCACTGTCCGCCGCCGAAGCAGGCGCGCGCGTCGTGCTGGCCGACAAGGGCTATCATGGCACGAGTGGGGCCACGGCGCCGTCCAATACAGGCACGTGGTGCGTTCCGCCCGGCGAGGGCCGTGCGGCCTCCGTAGAGCAGCGCTTCAAGCGGACGGCCGGCCTTGCCGACCGTCGCTGGATGCTGCGCTCGGCAGACCGGGCTTACGAGAACCTGCAGAAGCTGGTCGAATGGGGCTACCCCTTTCCGAGCGAGGAGGACGGCAGCCTCTACGTCGCCAATCTGCGCGGCCCGGACTACATGCGCTTCATGCGCCGGCACGTGCACAAAGCCGGCGTCACCATTCTCGATCATCATCCCATCCTCGAATTGCTCGGTGACGACAATCACATCGGCGGCGCGGCAGGGCTCGTGCGCCGCACCGGCGCAAGCTTCCGGGTGTCGGCGGGTGCGGTCGTGCTCGCCACCGGCGGGTGCGCCTTCTTCGAGCGCATCCTCGGCGGAACGGGTCTGACGGGCGACGGCTACCTGTTTGCCGTGGAGGCCGGCGCGTCCCTTTCGGGCATGGAATTCACCGGCAAATATACGCTTGCGCCGCACGGCTCGTCACTGAACAAGGGTCTTCCCTTCCGTTGGGCCACCTTCTATCGAGAGAACGGGGAGGTGCTTCGCGACGGCCGCGGCGAGCCGGTCACCAACGGCATCGGCGGCGGCGAACGGCAGGTGGCTGACGCCATGCTCTCCGGTCCGGTTTATGCCAGGCTGGACCTCGCGGAACCCGCCATGCGGGACTGGCTCCGGCGCGGCCAGCCGAACTGCTTCCAGCCCTACGACCGCATGGGCATCGACCCGTTCGAGGACCTCTTCCGCGTCGAACTCAAATATGAAGGCACGGTGCGCGGCACCGGCGGCATCCGCCTCGTTACCTCCGACTGCGCAACCGGCATTGCCGGCCTCTATGCGGCCGGTGATGCGGCGAGCCGCGAAAACGTGACCGGCGGCGTCTCCGGCGGCGGCGCCGTCAACGCGTCCTGGGCAATCGCCAGTGGCTGGTGGGCGGGCCATGGCGCGGCACAGCATGCGCGCCGCCGCCGGGGCCGCGACAATGCACGGCTGCAAGCGCTCGGCACGACGGGTCTCAGGGGAAGGGGCGAGCGCCAGGATATCGACCTCGCGGCCGCCGCCCGCACGGTGCACGACGAGATCGCGCCGCTCGACAAGAGTTACTGGCGCACGGCCGGGTCGCTGGAAGCGAGCCGCAGGGTGCTCGAGGACCTCTGGTCGAAGCTCAGCCGGGCGAATCCTGCGACCGGCATCGAACGCCTTCGCTCGCGCGAGGTCGCGTCGGTCACGGCAAGTGCGCGCTGGACGGTGGCCGCGGCCCTGCTCAGGACCGAAAGCCGCGGCGTGCATCGCCGGCGCGATTTCCCGGGAGAGAACGAATCACAGGCGGGCCGCATCATCGTCTCCGGCCTCGATCGGGTGACGGCGGTACGCGAGGACCTTGCGCTCGAGGACCTGGCGCTCGGAACGGCGCAAGAGGGCTGA
- the tkt gene encoding transketolase, with product MSDRRALANAIRFLTVDVVQKANSGHPGTAMGMADIAEVLWNDFLRHNPANPKWINRDRFVQSNGHGSMLTYSLLHLSGYGLTVQDLKDHRKLHSRTPGHPEYGITAGVETTTGPLGQGFATAAGMALAEKKLAQEFNRDGFPVVDHFTYVFVGDGCLMEGVAQEAASLAGTLKLNKLIAVYDDNRISIDGETPGWFADDTAARFRALGWNVIADVDGHDAEAITAAFDAARRSTDKPTMICCKTIIGYGSPNKQGREEVHGAPLGVEEVARTREHLGWKHEAFVVPDTVMRAWDARPRGERAEAEWNALFTAYEAKHPELAAELTRRTAGRLPDDFDAVVASEAERILAQEPVRQPIRKASNRVLGNLLASVPEVIGGSADVSMSTLAWTGAARSITPDDFSGNFVHYGVREFGMSAMMNGMAAHGGLIPYGACYLVFSDYSRNAVRLSALMGLKTIFLYTHDSIGVGEDGPTHQPCEQLVALRAIPNMSLWRPGSELEALVAWESALKREGPSVIVAARQDGAVFAHRSGDLDGIRRGGYVLQDAGGKPDIVLVATGSEIGLVLEAAAVLEGQGKAVRLVSIPNGNLFAAQDRDYQESVLAFGTPTVFVEAASPLYWYQFLKGPGTVVGVDRFGESAPGPEIYRVMNLTAERIVSEAGQFLC from the coding sequence ATGTCCGACCGCCGTGCGCTGGCGAACGCCATTCGATTTCTAACTGTTGACGTCGTGCAGAAGGCGAATTCGGGCCACCCCGGAACGGCCATGGGAATGGCGGACATTGCCGAGGTTCTGTGGAACGACTTCCTGCGGCACAATCCGGCCAATCCGAAATGGATCAACCGTGACCGTTTCGTGCAGTCGAACGGACATGGGTCGATGCTGACCTATTCGTTGCTGCATCTCTCCGGCTACGGGCTTACGGTTCAGGACCTGAAGGATCACCGCAAGCTGCATTCCAGGACGCCCGGCCATCCGGAATACGGAATCACGGCAGGGGTCGAGACGACGACCGGCCCACTCGGCCAAGGTTTTGCCACGGCGGCCGGCATGGCACTGGCAGAAAAGAAGCTTGCGCAGGAGTTCAATCGCGACGGCTTTCCCGTGGTCGATCACTTCACCTATGTTTTCGTCGGGGACGGCTGCCTCATGGAGGGCGTAGCGCAGGAGGCCGCCTCGCTCGCCGGCACTTTGAAGCTCAACAAGCTCATCGCGGTCTATGACGACAACAGGATCTCCATCGACGGCGAGACGCCGGGCTGGTTCGCCGACGACACGGCCGCTCGTTTCCGTGCGCTCGGCTGGAACGTCATCGCGGACGTGGACGGCCATGATGCGGAGGCAATCACCGCGGCTTTCGATGCCGCCCGCCGCTCGACCGACAAGCCGACCATGATCTGCTGCAAGACGATCATCGGCTATGGATCGCCGAACAAGCAGGGCAGGGAGGAGGTGCATGGGGCGCCGCTCGGCGTGGAGGAAGTGGCCCGCACCCGCGAGCACCTTGGCTGGAAGCATGAGGCTTTCGTCGTGCCGGATACCGTGATGCGGGCCTGGGACGCCCGCCCGCGCGGCGAGAGGGCGGAAGCCGAATGGAATGCACTTTTTACGGCCTATGAGGCAAAGCATCCCGAACTGGCCGCCGAGCTGACGCGGCGTACAGCAGGCCGGCTGCCGGACGATTTCGATGCGGTCGTGGCAAGCGAGGCAGAGCGGATTCTTGCTCAAGAACCGGTCAGGCAACCGATCCGCAAGGCTTCCAACCGCGTTCTCGGCAATCTCCTCGCAAGCGTGCCGGAGGTGATCGGTGGTTCGGCCGATGTTTCGATGTCGACGTTGGCCTGGACAGGTGCGGCGCGTTCCATCACGCCGGACGATTTTTCAGGGAATTTCGTGCACTATGGCGTGCGCGAGTTCGGCATGTCGGCAATGATGAACGGCATGGCGGCCCATGGCGGTCTCATCCCCTACGGCGCCTGCTATCTCGTGTTCAGCGATTACAGCCGCAATGCCGTGCGCCTTTCGGCGTTGATGGGCCTCAAGACCATCTTCCTCTACACGCACGATTCGATCGGAGTGGGCGAGGACGGACCGACGCATCAGCCGTGCGAGCAACTGGTGGCGCTCCGCGCGATCCCGAACATGTCGCTCTGGCGGCCGGGCAGCGAACTGGAGGCTCTCGTTGCCTGGGAATCGGCGCTGAAGCGTGAAGGGCCAAGCGTTATCGTTGCTGCGCGACAGGACGGTGCGGTTTTCGCGCACCGGAGCGGCGATCTCGACGGTATCCGTCGCGGCGGTTACGTGCTGCAGGACGCGGGCGGAAAGCCCGATATCGTCCTCGTTGCGACCGGGTCCGAGATCGGCCTTGTCCTTGAAGCCGCGGCGGTGCTGGAGGGGCAGGGCAAGGCGGTTCGGCTCGTCTCCATTCCCAATGGCAATCTCTTCGCAGCGCAGGACCGTGACTATCAGGAGAGCGTGCTGGCTTTCGGCACGCCGACGGTATTTGTCGAGGCGGCCTCTCCGCTTTATTGGTACCAGTTCCTCAAGGGACCGGGTACGGTCGTCGGCGTCGACCGTTTCGGCGAATCCGCGCCAGGACCGGAAATCTACCGCGTCATGAACCTGACGGCTGAGCGGATCGTATCCGAGGCCGGTCAGTTCCTGTGCTGA
- a CDS encoding aliphatic sulfonate ABC transporter substrate-binding protein, translating into MTSPSIRPLRRTLLKLALALSILPVAGLAPASAGEAKPDAIRIGSTAPGHLKFILYRHKKLLEDEFSKEGIKIELTTFDGGSAATVALGSGALDFTYIGNNPSLRLAATGADVKLIGLSSWNRSNETQIVVKPDSPIRKIEDLKGKKVAYLSGTVRHSTFAKALKAAGLSIGDVESLNLGIESSGPALARGDVDAIVESTGPVQKLVEEGQARVIFDAGVSGSPEWAVPHLISVNGDFARKYPQIVARLLAVDVAAARWADANPEETIAIFVKETGNSDMAVRATYPNGKFYQDPEITDAAVRALQGEEAFMADAGLLKGKVDYRTWIDRSFYEAAIKRLAASN; encoded by the coding sequence ATGACATCCCCCTCGATCCGCCCGCTTCGCCGGACGCTTCTGAAACTTGCTCTGGCCCTTTCGATCCTGCCGGTCGCCGGCCTTGCGCCGGCCTCGGCCGGCGAGGCGAAGCCGGACGCCATCCGCATCGGCTCGACGGCGCCCGGCCACCTGAAATTCATTCTCTACCGCCACAAGAAGCTGCTCGAAGACGAGTTTTCGAAGGAGGGCATCAAGATCGAGCTGACGACCTTCGACGGCGGCTCGGCTGCCACCGTTGCGCTCGGCTCCGGCGCCCTCGACTTCACCTATATCGGCAACAACCCGTCGCTCCGCCTGGCGGCGACCGGTGCGGACGTGAAGCTGATCGGTCTTTCGAGCTGGAATCGCTCCAACGAAACACAGATCGTCGTGAAGCCGGATTCGCCGATCCGGAAGATAGAAGACCTGAAGGGCAAGAAGGTCGCGTACCTCTCGGGCACCGTGCGCCACTCGACCTTCGCCAAGGCACTGAAGGCGGCCGGGCTCTCGATCGGCGACGTCGAGAGCCTCAATCTCGGCATCGAAAGCTCCGGGCCGGCGCTTGCCCGCGGCGACGTCGATGCCATCGTCGAAAGCACCGGACCGGTGCAGAAACTCGTCGAAGAGGGCCAGGCCCGCGTGATCTTCGATGCCGGCGTATCGGGAAGCCCGGAATGGGCCGTGCCGCATCTCATCAGCGTCAATGGCGACTTCGCACGCAAGTACCCGCAAATCGTCGCCCGCCTGCTTGCCGTCGACGTCGCGGCGGCGCGCTGGGCGGATGCCAACCCGGAGGAAACGATCGCGATCTTCGTCAAGGAAACCGGCAACAGCGACATGGCCGTGCGCGCGACCTATCCCAATGGCAAATTCTACCAGGATCCCGAAATCACCGATGCAGCCGTTCGCGCGCTCCAGGGGGAGGAAGCCTTCATGGCCGATGCCGGCTTGCTGAAGGGCAAGGTCGATTACCGGACATGGATCGACCGGTCGTTCTACGAAGCGGCGATCAAAAGACTTGCCGCCAGCAACTGA
- a CDS encoding ABC transporter ATP-binding protein, translating to MERIAVNGVCKTFTLKPGQTVTVDGVTSNRIAVLDGVDLSIDRGEFITLVGPSGSGKSVLLDVIAGLTGATSGVASIDGIEVSKPHARTAYVFQQYALFPWRTALQNVEYALEVRGVPAAERREKARHFLHLFGLNGFEDRFPSQLSGGMQQRVAIARALSTDPQVLLMDEPFAALDAQTRDILQSELLRIWEQIKTTVVFVTHSIDEAIYLADRVVVMTARPARVKEIVEIDLPRPRDLDIRNGEAFNAYRGRVWESLRDEVSKAQRDWALASSYAN from the coding sequence ATGGAACGCATAGCTGTCAATGGGGTGTGCAAGACCTTTACCCTGAAGCCGGGACAGACCGTGACCGTGGACGGCGTGACCTCCAACCGGATCGCGGTGCTCGACGGCGTCGATCTCAGCATCGATCGCGGCGAGTTCATCACGCTGGTCGGGCCCTCCGGCAGCGGCAAGTCGGTGCTGCTTGACGTGATTGCGGGGCTGACCGGGGCGACCTCGGGCGTTGCCAGCATCGACGGCATCGAGGTGTCGAAGCCGCATGCCCGCACGGCCTATGTCTTTCAGCAATATGCGCTCTTTCCCTGGCGCACGGCCTTGCAGAATGTCGAATATGCCCTGGAAGTGCGCGGCGTTCCGGCCGCCGAGCGGCGCGAGAAGGCCCGTCATTTCCTGCACCTCTTCGGGCTCAACGGTTTCGAGGACCGTTTCCCCTCTCAGCTTTCCGGGGGCATGCAGCAGCGCGTGGCGATCGCCCGGGCACTGTCGACCGATCCGCAGGTACTGCTGATGGACGAGCCTTTTGCCGCGCTCGATGCCCAGACGCGGGACATCCTGCAAAGCGAGCTACTGCGCATATGGGAGCAGATAAAGACGACCGTCGTCTTCGTCACGCACTCGATCGACGAGGCGATCTATCTGGCCGACCGCGTGGTGGTGATGACCGCCCGTCCGGCGAGGGTCAAGGAGATCGTCGAGATCGATCTGCCGCGCCCGCGCGACCTCGATATCCGCAACGGTGAAGCTTTCAACGCCTACCGCGGGCGCGTCTGGGAAAGCCTGCGCGACGAAGTGAGCAAGGCTCAGCGCGACTGGGCTCTTGCTTCCAGCTACGCCAACTGA